The Euphorbia lathyris chromosome 3, ddEupLath1.1, whole genome shotgun sequence genome contains a region encoding:
- the LOC136223659 gene encoding receptor-like protein EIX2, giving the protein MNMFPQFESFRNIFTIMHKTSILTQLPFLLSTSVFLFLSSSIDSCHQIERKALVDFKQSLTDPSGRLSTWIGEECCQWKGLTCHNVTGHVTKLDLRNPPPIEALRGEIPSSLIYLHYLEYLDLSLNDFQGSNIPEFIGSIKSLNYLNLSQASLSGTIPPQLGNISSLRYLDLHTFPDSEHVLNLKELRWLKGFGYLEYLNLGGIDLGSVKDWLQSINMVPSLLQLHLNNCNLQELPTSLPFVNLTSLVIIDLSRNIFDSPMPTWIFNISGLETILFASSNLIGSLPNSFTNLISLQHIDLSEQFLNGSLPSSLGKLRKLQSLRLSSNDFSGNVIEFIDSLSGNNSLEVLDLTRNRFDGELPVSLGNLTKLRSLILRTNMFSGSLPESIGCLTSLETLSLFENPTNGSIPESIGQLLKLVVMDFGRTRWTGNMSERHFINLTRLEKLEISSTSLKKTLNFHVDSNWNPPFKLRSIILAHIQAGPSFPDWVQTQNSLTTLFLNDVGISSKLPDWFWSWCSEHINDLDLAGPLPAWSNIRRLYLWGNSFSGPIPSNIDEIMPKLRDLDISENHLTGGIPPSILKLRYLNTLVLSFNNFSGQLPQNWSQLQNLQVLDVSNNNLSGTIPSSIGFLHSLQLLSMSKNRFTGEIPTTLQNCTGLWNLDLGENRLFGTIPAWIGNISSLLVLRLRSNSFSSEIPRQLCNLLNLHMLDLGENNLSGSIPPCVGNLNGMITDVPPQNVNRYEGHATVVAKGRELEYSSTLSLVTVIDLSTNNLIGRVPEEITKLRRLATLNLSRNHLTGQIPLKIGNLRWIETLDLSRNQLSGTIPSSITLISSLSHLNLSYNNLTGQIPSGNQLQTLNDPSIYKGNPGLCGGPLTTKCLEDKKPSEGSEISNDDEEESIMDMLWFYIGGASGLVVGFWVVCGTLILNKSWRLAYFQFIDDKKEKAFVFISVNLIHLPIRLWSKRKTSRQVALSSY; this is encoded by the exons ATGAATATGTTTCCCCAATTTGAATCCTTCAGAAATATCTTCACAATCATGCACAAGACAAGCATCCTTACTCAACTACCTTTTCTTCTTTCTACATCCGTCTTTCTGTTCCTCAGCTCCTCCATTGATAGTTGCCACCAGATTGAGAGAAAAGCACTTGTTGATTTCAAGCAAAGCCTCACAGATCCCTCCGGCAGGCTTTCTACATGGATAGGTGAAGAATGCTGCCAATGGAAAGGGCTGACTTGCCATAACGTTACGGGTCATGTCACGAAGCTCGATCTTCGGAATCCGCCTCCAATCGAAGCTTTGAGAGGTGAGATTCCTTCCTCTCTGATTTACCTGCACTATTTAGAGTACTTAGATCTCAGCCTGAATGATTTTCAAGGAAGCAATATTCCAGAGTTCATTGGCTCAATCAAAAGTTTGAACTATCTTAATCTTTCTCAAGCATCATTAAGCGGGACAATCCCTCCCCAGCTCGGAAACATCTCGAGTTTGCGATATCTTGATCTTCATACATTTCCTGATTCTGAACATGTGTTGAATTTGAAAGAACTTCGGTGGTTAAAGGGTTTCGGTTATTTGGAATACCTTAATCTAGGAGGGATTGATCTTGGAAGTGTGAAGGATTGGCTGCAATCAATTAACATGGTCCCTTCTCTGCTACAGCTTCATTTGAACAACTGCAATCTGCAGGAACTTCCTACTTCACTTCCATTTGTTAATTTAACTTCGCTTGTCATCATCGATCTCTCCAGGAACATCTTTGATTCCCCAATGCCGACTTGGATTTTCAATATAAGTGGTCTCGAAACCATTCTTTTCGCTTCCAGTAATCTAATCGGCTCTCTTCCCAACTCCTTCACGAATCTGATTTCGCTTCAGCATATTGACTTATCTGAGCAGTTCCTGAATGGTTCACTTCCAAGCAGCCTAGGAAAGCTCAGGAAACTACAATCATTGAGACTATCATCGAATGATTTCAGTGGGAATGTGATTGAATTTATAGACAGTTTATCAGGAAATAATAGCTTGGAAGTGTTGGATTTGACACGAAATAGATTCGATGGAGAGTTACCTGTTTCGTTGGGAAATCTCACCAAGCTACGATCACTTATCCTTCGGACAAACATGTTTTCAGGTTCATTGCCTGAGAGTATTGGATGTTTGACATCCTTAGAGACTCTAAGCCTATTTGAAAACCCAACAAATGGTAGCATTCCTGAAAGCATTGGACAACTTTTGAAGCTTGTTGTCATGGATTTTGGTCGAACACGTTGGACGGGTAACATGTCAGAGAGGCATTTCATAAATCTTACAAGACTAGAAAAGCTGGAGATATCTTCAACATCTCTCAAGAAAACATTGAATTTCCATGTGGATAGCAATTGGAACCCGCCTTTCAAACTCCGGTCGATCATACTTGCACACATACAAGCAGGTCCATCATTTCCAGATTGGGTTCAGACACAAAACAGTTTAACAACTCTATTCCTCAATGATGTTGGGATATCCAGCAAACTACCGGACTGGTTTTGGAGCTGGTGCTCGGAGCACATCAATGACCTGGATCTTGCAG GCCCTCTGCCAGCATGGTCTAACATTCGCCGCCTTTACCTTTGGGGAAATTCTTTTTCTGGTCCGATTCCTAGCAATATTGATGAGATCATGCCAAAGCTTAGAGATTTAGATATTTCGGAGAACCATCTCACCGGGGGGATCCCTCCTTCCATTCTCAAACTGAGGTATCTGAACACACTTGTTCTGTCATTCAATAATTTTTCTGGACAACTTCCTCAGAACTGGAGTCAACTGCAGAACCTGCAAGTTTTAGATGTATCTAACAATAATCTGTCTGGGACCATTCCTAGCTCTATAGGTTTTCTTCATTCCCTCCAACTGCTAAGCATGAGCAAGAATCGCTTTACAGGTGAAATCCCGACGACATTGCAAAATTGTACAGGACTCTGGAACTTGGATCTTGGTGAAAACAGGCTTTTTGGAACCATACCAGCATGGATAGGAAACATCAGTTCCCTTCTCGTTCTGCGTCTTCGATCAAACAGCTTTAGCAGTGAAATTCCTAGGCAACTATGCAATCTCTTGAATCTTCACATGCTGGACCTTGGAGAAAATAACTTATCAGGATCTATACCACCATGTGTTGGTAATTTAAATGGAATGATAACTGATGTTCCGCCTCAAAATGTCAACCGATATGAAGGGCATGCTACAGTTGTAGCAAAGGGAAGAGAACTTGAATACAGCAGCACACTTTCACTGGTAACAGTCATTGATCTTTCAACCAACAATCTAATTGGTAGAGTGCCTGAAGAGATAACAAAGCTAAGAAGATTAGCAACCTTAAACTTATCCAGGAATCATTTAACTGGACAAATTCCACTTAAGATCGGAAATTTACGCTGGATTGAAACACTTGATCTATCAAGAAATCAACTTTCTGGCACAATTCCATCAAGCATAACTTTGATATCATCCTTGAGTCACTTGAACCTGTCTTACAACAACCTAACAGGGCAGATTCCGTCCGGTAACCAGCTTCAAACCCTGAATGACCCTTCCATTTACAAAGGTAATCCTGGACTTTGTGGAGGTCCACTAACAACCAAGTGCTTGGAGGACAAAAAACCAAGTGAGGGTAGTGAAATAAGcaatgatgatgaagaagagtCTATTATGGATATGCTATGGTTTTATATTGGTGGCGCATCTGGATTGGTTGTGGGATTTTGGGTAGTTTGTGGTACATTGATATTAAACAAGTCATGGAGGCTTGCTTATTTCCAATTCATTGATGACAAAAAGGAAAAAGCATTCGTCTTCATTTCAGTAAATTTGATTCATTTGCCGATTAGATTGTGGTCTAAACGGAAGACTAGCAGACAAGTAGCTCTCTCAAGCTATTAG
- the LOC136223660 gene encoding ribonuclease 3-like protein 3, which translates to MAESLAVMEKLELEGPVAELPSLEGVEEILGYKFENKKLLEEAFTDSSFPEKGFSYERLEYIGDSVLNLLFTKEHFFQYPDLSPGALTRLRAANVDTEKLARVAFKHGFHRFLRHNKPLLEDQIEKFSEAIKEYPLHSNGLVDVPKVLADIVESTVGAVFIDTNYCLDSVWKVFKDVLEPIISRETVKIHPVTELYEECQKRNLKVKFVDSWRESMAFHVLIEDKLVGRATYGFKKDIAHNRAAKDALDNIRSLFTQSSSS; encoded by the coding sequence ATGGCCGAATCACTAGCGGTGATGGAGAAGCTGGAGTTAGAGGGTCCGGTGGCGGAGTTGCCGAGTTTAGAAGGAGTGGAAGAGATTCTAGGTTACAAGTTCGAGAATAAGAAGCTACTAGAGGAGGCATTTACTGATTCTTCGTTTCCAGAAAAAGGTTTTAGTTATGAGAGGTTAGAGTATATCGGAGATTCAGTTCTCAACTTGCTCTTTACAAAGGAACACTTTTTCCAGTATCCAGATTTATCACCCGGTGCTCTCACCCGACTCCGAGCTGCCAATGTTGATACTGAAAAGCTCGCACGTGTCGCCTTCAAACACGGATTCCACCGCTTTTTGCGTCACAACAAACCTCTTCTTGAGGATCAAATAGAAAAATTCTCAGAAGCAATAAAGGAGTATCCATTGCATTCGAATGGATTAGTTGACGTGCCGAAGGTGCTTGCGGACATAGTTGAATCAACGGTTGGAGCTGTTTTCATTGATACAAATTATTGTCTTGATAGTGTTTGGAAGGTGTTCAAAGATGTGTTGGAACCCATAATTAGTAGGGAAACAGTAAAGATACATCCAGTGACAGAACTATATGAAGAATGTCAGAAGAGGAATTTGAAAGTTAAATTTGTGGATTCGTGGAGAGAAAGCATGGCTTTTCATGTCTTGATTGAAGATAAGCTTGTTGGAAGAGCTACTTATGGTTTCAAGAAAGATATTGCACACAATAGAGCTGCCAAGGATGCTTTGGATAATATTCGATCTTTATTCACCCAATCCTCTTCTTCTTAG